Proteins encoded in a region of the Cytobacillus pseudoceanisediminis genome:
- a CDS encoding nucleotidyltransferase domain-containing protein: protein MEKWLSAAEEKYNIDILFACEAGSRAWGTDDAESDYDIRFIFKHKDLKAYLSLERAKEVIDSDNPYDAHGWDIFKAFDLMQKSNPSIFEWAYSPIIYKDRDGFSNRLRSIAEKEFSRYKLFQHYTQLFSRNLGEAAKKEGFTIKKQKLLIQAIRACLISRQLLQQSKINGDFLYTGLFCLKEEDEITRFYQTLVNAKQRGDLIQEHLANQIADTLESEREFLYTAGESMPIGKGKVSGLNKWLWELLKV from the coding sequence ATGGAAAAATGGCTTTCTGCTGCTGAAGAAAAATATAATATAGACATCCTGTTTGCATGTGAAGCAGGAAGCAGGGCCTGGGGGACAGATGATGCGGAATCAGATTATGATATCCGCTTCATCTTTAAACATAAGGACCTGAAAGCATATCTTTCCCTTGAACGTGCCAAAGAGGTTATTGATTCAGATAACCCTTATGATGCGCACGGCTGGGATATTTTTAAAGCATTTGACCTTATGCAAAAATCCAATCCAAGTATATTCGAATGGGCATACTCACCCATCATCTACAAGGATAGGGATGGCTTTTCAAATAGGCTGAGGAGTATCGCGGAAAAAGAGTTCTCACGGTATAAGTTATTCCAGCATTACACCCAGCTATTTTCCCGCAATCTTGGGGAAGCGGCTAAAAAAGAGGGCTTTACAATTAAGAAACAGAAGCTGCTAATCCAGGCGATAAGAGCCTGCCTCATTTCAAGGCAGCTGCTACAGCAAAGCAAAATAAACGGAGATTTTTTGTATACAGGTCTCTTTTGCTTAAAGGAAGAGGATGAGATTACCCGCTTTTATCAGACCCTGGTTAATGCAAAACAACGCGGGGATCTTATTCAGGAGCATCTAGCTAATCAAATAGCTGATACACTCGAGTCAGAAAGGGAATTCCTCTATACAGCCGGTGAATCAATGCCTATAGGAAAAGGCAAAGTATCCGGACTGAATAAATGGCTTTGGGAACTGCTGAAAGTTTAA
- a CDS encoding divergent PAP2 family protein yields the protein MNKGVYIALLSIGLAQGLKIPIHYVKKGELRPDLFFQTGGMPSSHSAGVSSLTTFIALKRGVPTVDFALSLVYGLIVMYDAQGIRRQTGELTLKVNSLGELVDKIHKDETVKFEEEGPKKLKEMLGHQPAEVLGGALLGVLTGTLGYLLTKKK from the coding sequence ATGAACAAGGGAGTTTATATCGCTCTTTTAAGTATAGGGCTGGCACAGGGCCTAAAAATCCCCATCCATTATGTGAAAAAGGGAGAACTTCGTCCTGATTTGTTTTTCCAGACAGGGGGCATGCCGAGTTCTCATTCGGCTGGTGTTTCTTCTTTAACCACTTTTATAGCTTTAAAGCGCGGAGTTCCGACGGTCGACTTTGCTTTATCACTGGTTTATGGCCTGATTGTTATGTATGATGCCCAGGGAATCAGGCGCCAAACCGGTGAGCTTACCTTAAAGGTAAATAGTCTTGGTGAGCTGGTTGATAAAATTCACAAAGATGAGACTGTTAAGTTTGAGGAGGAAGGTCCAAAGAAGCTGAAGGAAATGCTCGGCCACCAGCCTGCTGAAGTATTGGGCGGAGCTCTCCTCGGTGTATTAACCGGAACACTTGGCTACCTTCTAACTAAGAAGAAATAA
- the sspL gene encoding small, acid-soluble spore protein L: protein MSKNGHTNRGIKAPGVNPQGYGQDAEFSEEPKSKLENAAKKKNTK from the coding sequence ATGAGCAAAAATGGACATACAAACAGAGGAATAAAAGCACCTGGCGTAAACCCTCAAGGATACGGGCAGGATGCTGAATTTTCAGAGGAACCTAAAAGCAAACTGGAGAATGCAGCGAAGAAGAAGAATACTAAATAA
- a CDS encoding class I SAM-dependent methyltransferase, protein MSTFNWSAEAERLWDENSESWNAKSAAMWEEGSRKDIISFFEKHVKKGSAVCDLGCGDGYGSYKLALAGYKVIGIDVSEEMIHKAEKLNEKTGAVFKKEDISDLTLEENALDAVLAINSLEWTESPLDVLKEIRRTVKPGGRACIGILGPTAAPRANSYRRLYKEKVICNTMMPWEFERLAKENGWSKIDELGVYKKASDQLSKGSLTDELKQSLSFMWIFMLENRKNEGMGRE, encoded by the coding sequence ATGAGCACTTTTAACTGGTCTGCAGAAGCAGAGAGGCTTTGGGATGAAAATTCGGAATCATGGAATGCAAAGAGTGCAGCAATGTGGGAGGAAGGGAGCCGAAAGGATATCATCTCCTTCTTCGAAAAGCATGTCAAAAAGGGATCTGCCGTATGTGACCTTGGATGCGGTGATGGGTATGGTTCATATAAACTTGCTTTGGCTGGCTATAAAGTTATCGGGATTGATGTCTCTGAAGAGATGATACATAAAGCAGAAAAATTGAACGAAAAAACAGGTGCGGTATTTAAGAAAGAAGACATTTCAGATCTTACCCTTGAAGAGAATGCACTTGATGCGGTCCTTGCCATCAATTCACTGGAATGGACAGAGAGCCCGCTGGATGTATTAAAAGAAATTCGGCGAACTGTTAAGCCGGGCGGAAGGGCATGTATAGGCATTCTTGGTCCAACAGCTGCACCCAGGGCTAACAGCTACCGCAGGCTTTATAAGGAAAAAGTTATCTGCAATACCATGATGCCGTGGGAGTTTGAACGGCTTGCAAAAGAAAACGGATGGTCAAAGATTGATGAACTTGGTGTTTATAAAAAAGCATCAGACCAGCTTTCAAAAGGCTCGCTGACGGATGAGCTAAAGCAATCATTATCTTTTATGTGGATCTTTATGCTTGAAAACAGGAAAAATGAAGGGATGGGAAGAGAATGA
- a CDS encoding reverse transcriptase-like protein, which yields MIEVYIDGASAGNPGPSGAGIFIKNNGQVERYSIPLGKMENHEAEYRAFIHALEICIEKGYKTVSFRTDSQLVNRAVEKEFVKNKKFAPLLENALELTRQFDLFFMKWVPSSENKGADELARAAIRKNRTKGQ from the coding sequence TTGATTGAAGTGTATATCGATGGAGCAAGTGCCGGAAACCCGGGTCCCAGCGGGGCAGGCATTTTCATTAAAAATAATGGCCAAGTTGAACGCTATTCCATTCCTTTAGGGAAAATGGAAAATCACGAAGCCGAATACCGTGCATTTATTCATGCTCTGGAAATATGTATAGAAAAGGGATACAAAACAGTATCCTTTCGAACGGATTCACAGCTCGTTAACCGGGCCGTTGAAAAGGAATTCGTTAAAAATAAAAAATTTGCTCCCTTGCTTGAAAATGCTTTGGAGCTTACAAGGCAATTTGATTTGTTTTTTATGAAATGGGTGCCCAGCTCCGAAAACAAAGGAGCGGATGAATTAGCCAGAGCAGCCATTCGCAAAAATAGAACGAAAGGTCAATGA
- the cspD gene encoding cold-shock protein CspD, protein MQNGKVKWFNNEKGFGFIEVEGGDDVFVHFTAIQGEGFKSLEEGQEVSFEIVEGNRGPQAANVVKL, encoded by the coding sequence ATGCAAAACGGTAAAGTAAAATGGTTCAACAATGAAAAAGGTTTCGGTTTCATCGAAGTTGAAGGCGGAGACGATGTATTCGTTCACTTCACTGCTATCCAAGGTGAAGGTTTCAAATCTTTAGAAGAAGGCCAGGAAGTTTCTTTCGAAATCGTTGAAGGAAACCGCGGACCTCAAGCTGCAAACGTTGTAAAACTATAA
- a CDS encoding pullulanase-associated domain-containing protein codes for MLRGYKQFIFLAAAIILAASNFLSPFMQTIASAKKTTQGLDQTTAVTIHYQPAEGNAKDWNLWVWPKDGEGQAFEFTGEDEFGLTAEIVLPGIHDEVGFIVRTDSWEKDGETDSSMYRAAMMKYG; via the coding sequence ATGTTGAGAGGGTATAAACAGTTTATTTTTCTGGCCGCTGCTATAATATTGGCGGCATCCAATTTTTTATCCCCATTCATGCAAACGATTGCATCAGCTAAAAAAACGACACAAGGGCTCGATCAGACTACGGCAGTCACTATCCATTATCAGCCTGCAGAGGGCAATGCGAAAGATTGGAATTTATGGGTATGGCCTAAAGATGGCGAAGGTCAGGCTTTTGAATTCACTGGTGAAGATGAATTTGGACTCACTGCAGAGATTGTACTCCCTGGAATCCATGATGAAGTTGGGTTTATTGTCCGTACTGACAGCTGGGAGAAGGATGGGGAGACCGATTCATCAATGTACAGAGCGGCAATGATGAAGTATGGGTAA
- the metA gene encoding homoserine O-acetyltransferase MetA has protein sequence MPIKIPKLLPAREILEEENIFIMDEDRAKQQDIRPLNILILNLMPEKEKTEAHLLRLLGNTPLQVNISFLKTATHQSKNTSPMHLEQFYTTFEQVRNRKFDGMIITGAPVELLDFKEVDYWEELTVIMEWTKTNVTSTLHICWGAQAALFYHFGIGKYELPEKCSGVYLHEVHDRSEKLLRGFDDIYFAPHSRHTDVYTEQLLKHPEVKLLSSSEEAGPFIMSANGGRQIMVTGHLEYEAGTLAEEYTRDRTRGLQVPMPKHYFPNNDPGRNPHNKWRSHAHLMFSNWLNYYVYQETPYDWD, from the coding sequence TTGCCAATAAAAATTCCTAAGCTGCTTCCTGCAAGGGAGATCTTAGAGGAAGAAAATATATTTATCATGGATGAGGACCGTGCCAAACAGCAGGATATTCGCCCATTAAATATCCTCATCCTGAATTTGATGCCTGAAAAAGAAAAAACCGAAGCACACCTTTTAAGACTCCTTGGAAATACGCCTTTACAGGTGAACATCTCGTTTTTAAAAACTGCCACACATCAATCAAAAAATACCAGTCCTATGCATCTCGAACAATTCTATACTACGTTTGAGCAAGTCCGAAACCGCAAATTTGACGGGATGATCATAACTGGAGCACCTGTAGAGCTTCTCGACTTTAAAGAAGTGGACTATTGGGAGGAACTAACCGTAATAATGGAGTGGACGAAAACGAATGTTACTTCCACCCTGCATATATGCTGGGGAGCACAGGCAGCGTTATTCTATCACTTTGGAATCGGAAAATATGAGCTGCCTGAAAAGTGCTCAGGCGTTTACCTTCATGAAGTTCATGACAGAAGCGAGAAATTATTGAGAGGATTCGATGACATCTACTTTGCTCCGCATTCGCGCCATACTGATGTTTATACAGAGCAACTGCTGAAACACCCGGAAGTCAAGCTCCTGTCATCATCTGAGGAAGCGGGTCCTTTCATCATGAGTGCCAACGGCGGAAGACAAATCATGGTAACAGGACACCTGGAATATGAAGCAGGCACACTTGCGGAAGAATACACAAGAGACAGAACCAGAGGCCTGCAGGTCCCTATGCCAAAACACTATTTCCCGAATAATGATCCCGGCAGAAACCCCCATAATAAATGGCGGTCACATGCCCATTTAATGTTTTCCAACTGGCTGAACTACTATGTTTACCAGGAAACTCCTTATGATTGGGATTAA
- a CDS encoding formate--tetrahydrofolate ligase has product MNVKPIVKSDIEIAQASAMKPIAEIAEKIGLLEDDLELFGKYKAKLSADTLKKLSTKESGKIILVTSINPTPAGEGKSTVTVGLADAFNRLGKKAMVAMREPSLGPTMGIKGGATGGGYSQVLPMEDINLHFTGDLHAITTANNALAALIDNHLQQGNLLNIDQRRIVWKRALDLNDRALRKIVIGLGGPVQGVPREDGFDITVASEIMAVLCLASDLQNLKERLGKMVIAYNYDKQPVTVADLGVEGALTLLLKEAVKPNLVQTIEHTPALVHGGPFANIAHGCNSVIATAAASKLADYVVTEAGFGADLGAEKFLNIKARTEGIDPEAVVIVATIRALKMHGGLSKAELGKEDTEALTKGFANLKKHIETIESFGLPYVVAINRFISDSENEIEVLTELCSEAGMPVALTEVWEKGGQGGIELAEKLLGILDEKAANFSHLYDLSLPLEEKILTVAQTVYGASKVEYSTKAKKQIKDFESFGWGVLPVCMAKTQYSLSDDPSKLGRPSDFTITIRELKPSIGAGFIVALTGDVMTMPGLPKAPAAMNMDVDEDGNAVGLF; this is encoded by the coding sequence ATGAATGTGAAACCGATTGTAAAATCAGACATTGAAATTGCCCAGGCATCTGCAATGAAGCCTATTGCGGAAATAGCTGAAAAAATCGGGCTCTTAGAGGATGATCTGGAGCTTTTCGGCAAGTATAAAGCAAAATTATCCGCTGATACCTTAAAGAAATTAAGTACGAAAGAAAGCGGAAAAATAATTCTTGTCACCTCCATTAATCCGACACCTGCAGGAGAAGGAAAATCCACAGTAACAGTCGGTCTTGCCGATGCTTTCAACAGACTTGGCAAAAAAGCTATGGTCGCGATGAGGGAACCTTCTCTTGGGCCAACTATGGGAATCAAAGGCGGAGCAACCGGCGGAGGGTATTCGCAGGTTCTGCCGATGGAAGACATCAATCTGCATTTTACCGGTGATCTTCACGCAATCACTACAGCCAATAATGCATTGGCTGCCCTGATTGATAATCACCTCCAGCAGGGGAATCTGTTAAATATTGACCAGAGAAGGATAGTATGGAAGCGTGCCCTGGATTTGAACGACCGTGCATTAAGAAAAATAGTCATTGGCCTTGGAGGGCCTGTACAAGGTGTTCCGAGAGAAGATGGATTTGATATCACTGTGGCTTCAGAAATTATGGCCGTCCTATGCCTTGCCTCCGACCTTCAGAACTTGAAGGAAAGACTGGGGAAAATGGTGATAGCATACAATTATGATAAACAGCCGGTAACAGTAGCCGATCTTGGAGTGGAAGGAGCTCTTACCTTGCTTCTTAAAGAAGCAGTCAAACCTAATCTGGTGCAGACAATTGAACATACACCGGCATTGGTTCATGGCGGCCCGTTTGCAAATATTGCTCATGGGTGCAACAGTGTGATTGCAACTGCCGCTGCCTCCAAGCTGGCTGACTATGTAGTGACAGAAGCCGGTTTTGGCGCGGATCTTGGTGCTGAAAAGTTTTTAAATATTAAAGCCAGAACAGAGGGCATTGACCCTGAAGCAGTGGTGATTGTAGCTACAATCCGTGCTCTAAAAATGCATGGCGGCTTGTCAAAAGCAGAATTGGGCAAAGAAGATACTGAAGCACTCACTAAAGGCTTTGCTAATTTAAAAAAGCATATTGAAACAATTGAAAGTTTTGGCCTTCCGTATGTAGTGGCTATTAACCGGTTTATTTCCGATAGCGAGAATGAAATAGAGGTCCTTACAGAACTTTGCAGTGAGGCCGGCATGCCAGTGGCGCTGACAGAGGTTTGGGAAAAAGGCGGGCAGGGAGGAATTGAGCTGGCCGAGAAGCTCCTGGGAATTTTGGATGAAAAAGCAGCGAATTTCAGCCACCTATATGATTTATCTTTGCCTCTTGAGGAGAAAATTCTAACAGTAGCCCAGACGGTTTATGGTGCAAGCAAAGTGGAATACTCAACTAAAGCCAAAAAGCAGATAAAAGACTTTGAAAGCTTTGGCTGGGGCGTCCTGCCGGTTTGTATGGCTAAAACACAATATTCATTATCTGATGATCCTTCAAAGCTTGGAAGGCCATCAGATTTTACCATTACTATACGCGAGCTGAAGCCATCTATTGGTGCAGGATTCATTGTAGCACTCACCGGTGATGTGATGACTATGCCTGGATTGCCTAAAGCCCCTGCAGCCATGAACATGGATGTAGATGAAGATGGGAATGCTGTCGGCCTATTTTAA
- a CDS encoding zinc-finger domain-containing protein, protein MSRKEIINEVEELIISYCKDCFLHKHHKEERGRRYAHRFCITECTVGEKIKSIGSKLS, encoded by the coding sequence TTGAGCAGGAAGGAAATTATTAATGAAGTGGAGGAGCTGATAATCAGTTACTGCAAAGACTGCTTCCTTCATAAGCATCATAAAGAGGAAAGAGGGCGCAGATATGCCCATCGATTTTGCATTACAGAGTGCACTGTAGGTGAGAAAATTAAATCAATAGGCAGCAAGCTTTCATAA
- a CDS encoding AIM24 family protein: MSRYSIEEFVKQTKQQDKGEGLFELETPRMLEINLTSQVWAKAGGMVSYRGQIKFEREGILEHGLGKMFKKALTGEGAALMKATGNGKLYLADQGKKISILNLDGDAIFVNGNDLLAFEPSISWDIKLMKRMAGMLAGGLFNVRLEGTGMVAITSHYEPLTLLVTPDNPVYTDPNATVAWSGTLQPEFVTDISFKTFLGRGSGESIQMKFSGNGFVVVQPFEEVYYAQQS; the protein is encoded by the coding sequence ATGAGCAGATATTCAATTGAAGAGTTTGTAAAGCAGACAAAACAGCAGGATAAAGGAGAAGGATTATTTGAACTTGAAACACCAAGGATGCTCGAAATTAATTTAACCAGCCAGGTTTGGGCTAAAGCAGGCGGGATGGTTTCCTACCGCGGCCAAATTAAGTTTGAACGCGAGGGGATACTCGAGCATGGCTTAGGAAAAATGTTTAAAAAGGCACTTACTGGAGAAGGGGCAGCTTTAATGAAAGCTACGGGCAACGGAAAGCTGTACCTTGCAGACCAAGGAAAGAAAATTTCAATTCTGAATCTCGATGGAGATGCCATCTTTGTAAATGGGAATGATCTGCTTGCATTCGAGCCTTCCATCAGCTGGGACATTAAGTTAATGAAGAGGATGGCAGGCATGCTTGCAGGAGGTTTGTTCAACGTCCGTTTAGAAGGAACAGGAATGGTGGCTATCACTTCTCACTATGAGCCGCTGACACTCTTGGTTACTCCTGATAATCCGGTGTATACGGATCCAAATGCGACAGTTGCATGGTCAGGTACACTGCAGCCGGAATTTGTGACAGATATCTCATTTAAAACGTTCCTTGGAAGAGGAAGCGGAGAGTCGATCCAAATGAAGTTTTCAGGCAACGGCTTTGTAGTAGTTCAGCCATTTGAAGAAGTGTATTATGCTCAGCAATCATAA
- a CDS encoding DUF3892 domain-containing protein produces the protein MNGEQLTAVYRNNNEEIISFQTSGGRIISYRKALLEAKEGLIEGIQIYENEDGSIYLNPSFASSFDDFPSFY, from the coding sequence ATGAACGGTGAACAGCTGACTGCAGTCTACAGAAACAACAATGAAGAGATTATTTCATTCCAGACTTCCGGAGGAAGGATCATTTCTTATCGGAAAGCACTATTGGAGGCTAAAGAAGGCTTGATTGAAGGTATTCAAATTTATGAAAACGAAGATGGTTCGATATATCTGAATCCTTCCTTTGCGTCATCTTTTGATGATTTTCCCAGCTTCTATTAA
- a CDS encoding sulfurtransferase encodes MKYQVEKEWVVTKLDDPNIRIADCRFKLGSPEEGRSLYNLNHIPNAVYFDLEKDLSGPVREHGGRHPLPNPSQFKEVLEKAGISRDTTVIAYDGGEGAFAARFWWLLRYLGHDKVYVLNGGYKEWAESDYPLNNKIQSFGPADFKIDLRPDILASYEEVKEYTGNQDTAVIIDSREEKRYLGLEEPIDKKAGHIPGAINRVWLEAYKNGRFKEAEEQEKRFADIDKNKPVVVYCGSGVTAAPNFLALKEAGFRNVKLYAGSFSDWISYDGNKIETVEK; translated from the coding sequence ATGAAGTATCAAGTAGAAAAGGAATGGGTAGTAACTAAACTGGATGATCCTAATATCCGAATTGCCGACTGCCGCTTTAAACTTGGGTCACCTGAAGAAGGGCGCAGCTTATATAATCTCAACCATATTCCCAATGCCGTGTATTTTGATTTAGAGAAGGATCTGTCGGGCCCTGTTAGAGAACATGGGGGCAGGCACCCGCTTCCAAATCCCTCTCAATTTAAAGAAGTCCTGGAGAAGGCTGGTATCAGCAGGGATACCACAGTAATTGCCTATGATGGAGGAGAAGGGGCTTTTGCCGCAAGGTTCTGGTGGCTCCTCAGGTATTTGGGACATGATAAAGTTTATGTATTGAACGGCGGATATAAAGAATGGGCTGAAAGCGACTATCCTTTGAATAATAAGATTCAAAGCTTCGGGCCAGCTGACTTTAAAATCGATCTGCGGCCTGACATACTTGCCTCATACGAAGAAGTTAAAGAATATACCGGTAATCAGGATACTGCTGTAATTATTGACTCGAGAGAGGAAAAGAGATACCTGGGACTGGAGGAGCCAATTGATAAAAAAGCCGGCCATATCCCTGGAGCAATCAATAGAGTTTGGCTTGAAGCGTATAAAAATGGCAGGTTTAAAGAAGCAGAGGAACAGGAAAAACGGTTTGCAGACATCGATAAGAATAAACCTGTAGTTGTTTACTGCGGATCTGGGGTAACAGCAGCACCTAATTTTCTGGCATTAAAGGAAGCTGGCTTCCGTAATGTTAAATTATATGCTGGAAGCTTCAGCGATTGGATCTCTTATGACGGAAATAAAATAGAAACTGTCGAAAAATAG
- a CDS encoding DMT family transporter — MNRSVIFADVSLLLVAFVWGTTFVLVQNAIAFLEPFSFNGVRFLMAAFLLGGWLVIFEREQLKKINKKLLISGIIMGLFLFIGYAFQTIGLLHTTSSKAGFITGLSVVMVPVFSFMLLKIKPGFNAIIGVSIATAGLYLLTMTDKVSLNIGDAYVLICAVGFALHIIFTGKYSSKYPALLLTVIQVGTVALLSGIFAFFTENWQQAFETGVLFKTNVVTALIVTSLFATALAFFAQTAFQKFTTPTRVALIFAMEPVFAAAAGFMWANERLSFSALTGCLLIFAGMVFAEIPAKKTLSIFRRKTA, encoded by the coding sequence ATGAATAGATCGGTTATATTTGCAGATGTAAGCCTATTGCTCGTAGCCTTTGTGTGGGGAACTACCTTTGTGCTTGTACAAAACGCCATTGCTTTTCTTGAGCCATTTTCTTTTAATGGCGTACGCTTTTTAATGGCCGCTTTCTTGCTGGGAGGCTGGCTAGTTATTTTTGAAAGAGAACAGTTAAAGAAAATAAACAAAAAGCTTTTGATTTCTGGAATTATTATGGGCTTGTTTTTATTTATAGGCTATGCTTTCCAGACAATCGGACTGCTTCATACAACTTCCTCAAAAGCTGGCTTTATTACGGGGTTAAGTGTAGTAATGGTCCCAGTCTTTTCTTTTATGCTTTTAAAAATTAAGCCAGGGTTCAATGCTATTATAGGTGTATCAATTGCAACAGCGGGATTGTATTTGCTTACAATGACTGATAAAGTCTCGCTAAATATCGGTGATGCATATGTATTAATCTGTGCAGTTGGTTTTGCCCTTCATATTATATTCACAGGAAAATATAGCAGCAAATACCCGGCCCTGCTATTAACGGTTATTCAAGTAGGTACCGTGGCCTTGCTATCAGGCATTTTTGCGTTTTTTACAGAAAATTGGCAGCAGGCATTTGAAACTGGAGTATTATTTAAGACCAATGTGGTGACTGCTCTAATTGTAACTTCATTGTTTGCGACCGCGCTCGCATTTTTTGCACAGACGGCTTTTCAAAAATTCACAACCCCAACAAGAGTGGCCCTCATATTCGCCATGGAACCTGTGTTTGCTGCTGCTGCAGGATTTATGTGGGCGAATGAGAGACTTTCCTTTAGTGCCCTGACTGGCTGTCTGCTAATTTTTGCAGGTATGGTCTTTGCAGAAATTCCTGCTAAGAAAACATTATCCATCTTTAGGAGAAAAACAGCTTAA
- a CDS encoding 5'-3' exonuclease, with amino-acid sequence MNEKKPSLLLVDGMALLFRAYFATAMSGQFMINSKGIPTNGVYGFVKHFLTAVSSFSPTHVAVCWDMGSKTFRTEMFDAYKANRPEAPIELVPQFDLVKEVVEAFDVPNIGLEGYEADDCIGTIARKASQEAEVLILTGDQDILQLLDDNISVILLQKGYGNYLVHTTETFYEEKGITPKQMIDLKAFMGDTSDNYPGVKGIGEKTALKLLQQFEHIEGVLENLEQLTKGQRAKIEQDLEMLHLSRQLAEIKCDVPVECPLDLAQFTMNREKVIEKFTEIEFRGLHRFLDFKKEYA; translated from the coding sequence ATGAACGAGAAAAAACCTTCACTGCTGCTGGTTGATGGAATGGCTCTGCTGTTCAGGGCATATTTTGCAACAGCGATGTCCGGTCAATTTATGATAAATTCAAAAGGAATACCTACAAATGGAGTTTACGGATTTGTTAAACACTTTTTAACGGCTGTTTCTTCCTTTAGCCCGACTCATGTGGCCGTTTGCTGGGATATGGGAAGCAAAACCTTCCGTACGGAAATGTTTGATGCCTATAAAGCAAACCGTCCTGAAGCTCCAATTGAACTTGTGCCTCAATTCGATCTGGTAAAAGAAGTCGTGGAAGCTTTTGATGTTCCAAATATTGGCCTTGAAGGATATGAAGCTGATGACTGCATTGGCACCATTGCAAGAAAAGCAAGCCAGGAAGCGGAAGTACTGATCCTTACTGGCGACCAGGATATCCTTCAGCTTCTGGATGATAATATTTCTGTCATTTTGCTGCAAAAAGGCTACGGCAATTATCTGGTGCATACGACAGAAACCTTTTATGAAGAAAAGGGAATAACACCGAAGCAGATGATTGATTTGAAAGCCTTCATGGGAGATACAAGTGATAATTATCCCGGAGTAAAAGGGATTGGCGAAAAAACAGCTCTGAAGCTGCTGCAGCAATTTGAGCATATTGAAGGTGTATTAGAAAACCTGGAACAGCTCACAAAAGGACAGCGTGCCAAGATCGAACAGGATCTTGAAATGCTGCACTTGAGCAGACAGCTCGCCGAAATAAAATGCGATGTACCTGTTGAATGCCCTCTAGACCTGGCGCAATTCACAATGAACCGGGAAAAGGTCATAGAGAAATTCACTGAAATTGAATTCCGCGGTCTTCATAGATTTCTTGATTTTAAAAAGGAATATGCATAA
- a CDS encoding DUF6123 family protein, translating into MKTVEEYLHFLQSKGFQFREDAIGFIYFGKNYTNASDELANAAIELTLKAQKSFDGSFYVSLLETLVSKNITSRREAIKFVKEKSII; encoded by the coding sequence ATGAAGACAGTTGAAGAGTATTTGCACTTTTTGCAAAGTAAAGGATTTCAATTTCGGGAAGACGCGATTGGCTTCATTTACTTTGGCAAAAATTATACCAATGCTTCTGACGAGCTTGCCAATGCAGCAATAGAACTTACATTAAAAGCTCAGAAATCATTTGACGGCAGTTTTTACGTATCATTGCTTGAAACATTGGTTTCAAAGAATATTACCAGCAGGCGTGAAGCAATAAAATTTGTAAAAGAAAAATCAATCATTTAA